One window from the genome of Polynucleobacter sp. MWH-Svant-W18 encodes:
- a CDS encoding HesA/MoeB/ThiF family protein, with product MNDEQLLRYSRHLLLEEIDVSGQEKLLNSHALVIGAGGLGSAAAPYLAAAGLGHITLIDHDQVEITNLQRQIMHAEARVNQSKVASGKQFLLGLNSGIRIETIEAKATSSLLDELLPSVDIVLDCTDNFSTRHLINASCVKHQVPLVSGSALRFDGQITVFDPRKATSPCYACIFSPDEHFEEVSCSSMGIFSPLVGIIGAMQAAQAIQVIVGFGESLIGRMLLWNARTTQIDEFKMSRNPECSVCGKPH from the coding sequence ATGAATGATGAGCAGTTACTTCGCTATTCAAGGCATTTACTGCTTGAAGAGATCGATGTTTCCGGTCAAGAGAAGCTCTTAAATTCTCACGCCTTGGTAATAGGGGCCGGAGGACTTGGCAGTGCTGCAGCCCCCTATTTAGCTGCCGCCGGCCTTGGGCACATTACCCTGATAGATCACGATCAAGTGGAGATTACCAACCTCCAGCGGCAAATCATGCATGCAGAGGCACGCGTGAATCAAAGCAAAGTTGCCTCTGGAAAGCAATTTTTACTGGGTCTCAATTCTGGCATTCGGATTGAAACTATTGAAGCCAAAGCAACATCTTCTCTGTTAGATGAATTATTGCCGAGCGTAGATATTGTTTTAGACTGCACCGATAATTTTTCTACCCGTCATTTGATCAATGCTAGCTGCGTCAAACATCAAGTGCCGTTGGTTTCTGGATCGGCCTTACGTTTTGATGGGCAGATCACCGTATTTGACCCACGCAAAGCTACTTCACCCTGTTACGCCTGCATCTTCTCACCAGATGAGCATTTTGAAGAAGTGAGTTGCTCTTCAATGGGAATATTTTCTCCCTTAGTGGGAATTATTGGCGCCATGCAGGCTGCTCAAGCAATACAGGTGATAGTAGGCTTCGGAGAGAGTTTGATAGGCCGTATGCTGCTGTGGAATGCGCGGACTACGCAAATAGATGAATTCAAAATGAGCCGCAACCCCGAGTGCTCGGTTTGCGGCAAGCCCCACTAG
- the ptsP gene encoding phosphoenolpyruvate--protein phosphotransferase produces MTFALHGIPVSKGIAIGKAVLISRAALEVSHYLVEPGKEELEVQKLLDAFDQVRQELNQLRKGLPKDAPQEMGAFLDVHGMILEDPALAQKPMQLIRTQRMNAAWALTTELNDLLEQFSEIEDPYLKERAHDIRQVAERVIKAINAQNKDSLDSADLMSPSELGVDSIIVAHDIAPHDMLRFKDSAFTGFVTDLGGKTSHTAIVARSMEIPAVVGVRHASEMIRHGDWLVLDGEQGVVVVAPDANLLEEYRKLQSQAIKEARKLQELKHTKTETLDHVEIELFANIELPEDAVQAVKLGAVGVGLFRSEFLFMDRKQALPDEEQQFLEYRRVVDLMHGLPVNIRTIDVGADKALGAGGMDVSQTGTSPLGLRAIRWSLTEPEIFLTQLRAILRASAFGQARIMIPMLAHAKEIDETFRLIEKAKQQLFQRGQPYNPNIQVGAMIEIPAAALVLPLFINRFDFLSIGTNDLIQYTLAIDRADHAVAHLYDPLHPAILQLLASIIDQAKRANVPIAVCGEMAGDPALTKLLLALGLTDFSMHFSQLLLVKREILKADVGMLKGLIPRVLKAYEPEAQAKALERLLA; encoded by the coding sequence ATGACATTTGCATTGCACGGGATCCCAGTATCAAAAGGCATTGCCATCGGCAAGGCAGTACTGATTTCACGTGCAGCTTTAGAGGTAAGTCATTATTTAGTTGAGCCAGGCAAAGAAGAACTTGAGGTTCAAAAGCTCTTAGATGCTTTTGATCAGGTTCGACAAGAGTTAAACCAACTGCGAAAAGGTTTACCAAAAGATGCTCCGCAGGAGATGGGTGCCTTCCTTGATGTGCATGGCATGATTTTGGAGGATCCCGCATTAGCGCAAAAGCCAATGCAATTGATCCGCACCCAGCGCATGAATGCTGCATGGGCCCTCACCACCGAATTAAATGATCTTTTAGAGCAGTTTTCTGAAATCGAAGACCCCTATTTAAAAGAGCGTGCGCACGATATTCGACAAGTGGCTGAGCGGGTGATTAAAGCCATCAATGCCCAGAATAAAGATTCATTGGATAGTGCGGATTTAATGTCGCCAAGCGAATTAGGGGTCGATTCGATCATCGTAGCTCACGATATTGCCCCGCATGACATGCTACGTTTTAAAGACTCTGCTTTCACTGGATTTGTTACTGATCTTGGCGGCAAGACATCACATACTGCGATTGTGGCGCGTAGCATGGAAATTCCTGCTGTGGTGGGTGTTCGCCATGCAAGTGAAATGATTCGGCATGGCGATTGGCTGGTGCTCGATGGTGAGCAAGGTGTAGTAGTGGTAGCTCCTGATGCTAACTTGCTTGAAGAGTATCGAAAACTACAAAGCCAGGCTATCAAAGAAGCTCGCAAACTGCAGGAGCTCAAGCACACCAAAACAGAAACTCTGGATCATGTTGAGATTGAGTTGTTCGCCAATATTGAATTGCCTGAGGATGCGGTACAGGCCGTCAAGCTGGGCGCAGTAGGCGTGGGCTTGTTTCGATCAGAGTTTTTATTCATGGATCGTAAGCAAGCACTCCCTGATGAGGAGCAGCAATTTCTAGAGTACCGTAGGGTAGTCGATTTAATGCATGGACTACCTGTAAACATTAGAACAATTGATGTTGGGGCTGATAAAGCCTTGGGTGCTGGAGGAATGGATGTATCGCAAACTGGCACTTCACCACTGGGATTGCGGGCTATCCGCTGGTCTTTGACAGAGCCCGAAATATTCTTAACCCAGCTGCGGGCAATTTTGCGTGCTTCTGCTTTTGGCCAAGCACGGATTATGATCCCCATGTTGGCACACGCCAAAGAGATTGATGAAACTTTCCGCTTGATTGAGAAAGCAAAGCAGCAACTGTTTCAACGTGGCCAACCCTACAACCCAAATATTCAAGTGGGCGCTATGATTGAAATTCCGGCAGCTGCTCTAGTGCTGCCACTTTTTATCAATCGATTTGATTTCCTGTCGATTGGTACGAATGATCTCATTCAGTACACCTTGGCAATTGATCGCGCTGATCATGCAGTAGCCCATCTATATGATCCGTTGCACCCAGCCATTTTGCAGTTGTTGGCAAGCATTATTGATCAGGCAAAACGCGCTAATGTGCCTATTGCAGTGTGTGGTGAGATGGCCGGTGATCCTGCTTTAACGAAGTTATTGCTTGCTTTAGGCTTGACCGATTTTTCAATGCATTTCAGTCAACTGCTGTTAGTTAAGCGTGAGATTTTGAAGGCTGATGTAGGAATGTTAAAAGGCCTTATTCCCAGAGTCCTGAAGGCTTATGAGCCAGAGGCCCAAGCCAAGGCTTTGGAACGTCTACTGGCCTAG
- a CDS encoding HPr family phosphocarrier protein: MPVAEIEIINKLGLHARASAKLSQLAAQFPCEILLSRNGRQINAKSIMGVMMLAAGIGSTVTLETVGEQADEAMQALTELINNRFGEGE, translated from the coding sequence ATGCCAGTTGCTGAAATCGAAATCATCAATAAATTAGGTTTGCATGCTCGTGCTTCTGCCAAGCTGTCTCAGTTGGCAGCACAATTTCCATGTGAAATACTGCTGTCACGCAATGGGCGTCAAATCAACGCTAAGAGCATTATGGGCGTCATGATGTTGGCTGCAGGGATTGGTAGCACCGTAACCTTAGAGACTGTCGGTGAGCAAGCAGATGAAGCGATGCAGGCTCTAACAGAATTAATCAATAACCGCTTTGGTGAAGGCGAGTAG
- a CDS encoding PTS sugar transporter subunit IIA → MAGIVIVAHTPIASAMLNFAEHTFGVVPERVRAVDVPPHEDTKASFDRVMKAAYGVNTGNGVLILTDVMGATPANVASKLEALGPLSGLNAPVIVLAGLNLPMLMRCISHRGEDLEELAQKALAGGQNGILRLGAKVGQE, encoded by the coding sequence ATGGCTGGAATCGTCATTGTTGCCCACACACCGATTGCTAGTGCAATGCTGAACTTTGCAGAGCATACTTTTGGCGTTGTTCCTGAGCGCGTTAGGGCTGTGGATGTCCCCCCGCATGAAGATACTAAAGCGAGCTTTGATCGGGTGATGAAGGCTGCCTATGGCGTGAATACAGGTAATGGCGTACTCATTTTGACGGATGTCATGGGTGCAACTCCTGCGAATGTGGCGTCTAAGCTTGAAGCGCTTGGACCATTATCAGGATTGAATGCTCCGGTGATTGTGCTTGCGGGCTTGAATTTACCTATGCTGATGCGCTGCATCTCTCACCGTGGAGAGGATTTAGAGGAATTGGCACAAAAAGCCTTAGCGGGTGGCCAAAATGGAATTTTGCGTCTCGGCGCTAAGGTTGGCCAAGAATAA
- the gshB gene encoding glutathione synthase: MDFLFIADPLESFKIKKDSTLAIMRAAQEAGHRLWFCQSRNILWRDESVVADCQTLVVKPSASSWFELGDLESRTLKSFSAVLMRTDPPFDIEYLNTTWLLSAAVRQGAKVFNNPAAVRDHSEKLSITEFPELIPPTLVTRELSAVETFHQTHQDIVIKPLDGMGGMGVFRVGSDGLNLASIVETLGKNGARTLMVQRFLPEIAEGDKRVLLIGGEVVPFALARIPQGKEIRGNLAAGGKGVAMPLSDAESAIAKRLAPILNQRGLFLVGLDLIGGYLTEINVTSPTCFVEITDQSDFNVAQFFISTLEKALS, from the coding sequence ATGGACTTTCTATTTATTGCCGATCCTCTCGAATCTTTTAAGATTAAAAAAGATTCCACCTTGGCAATCATGCGTGCTGCACAAGAAGCGGGCCACCGTTTATGGTTTTGTCAGAGTCGCAACATTTTGTGGAGAGACGAATCTGTTGTTGCTGATTGTCAAACCCTGGTAGTTAAACCTAGTGCTTCTTCTTGGTTTGAGCTGGGCGATTTAGAGTCACGCACGCTCAAATCATTTTCTGCGGTATTGATGCGCACAGACCCACCCTTTGATATTGAATATCTCAATACCACTTGGTTGCTTTCTGCGGCGGTTCGACAGGGTGCAAAAGTATTTAACAATCCTGCCGCAGTTCGTGATCATTCTGAAAAGTTATCCATCACAGAATTTCCAGAGCTCATTCCACCCACTTTAGTAACTCGCGAACTGAGCGCAGTAGAGACATTCCATCAGACACATCAAGATATTGTCATTAAGCCCTTAGATGGCATGGGTGGTATGGGTGTTTTTCGTGTAGGTTCTGATGGCCTGAATCTGGCTAGTATTGTGGAGACCCTTGGTAAAAATGGCGCTAGGACTTTGATGGTGCAACGCTTTTTGCCAGAGATAGCCGAGGGCGATAAACGGGTGCTATTAATTGGTGGAGAGGTTGTGCCCTTTGCATTAGCACGCATTCCTCAAGGTAAAGAAATCCGTGGCAATTTAGCTGCTGGCGGTAAGGGCGTTGCAATGCCATTAAGTGATGCTGAAAGCGCTATCGCCAAAAGACTTGCACCCATTCTGAATCAGCGCGGTTTGTTCTTGGTTGGGCTAGACTTAATCGGGGGCTATCTCACTGAAATTAATGTGACTAGCCCTACATGCTTTGTAGAAATCACAGACCAAAGTGATTTCAATGTTGCTCAGTTTTTTATATCAACACTTGAAAAGGCTTTGTCTTAA
- the gshA gene encoding glutamate--cysteine ligase, with protein sequence MVPHLITALSGPLLELESRVLEATPTIERWFRLEWQEHTPPFYCSVDLRNSGFKLAPVDTNLFPGGFNNLSPQMLPLAVQAAMAAIEKICPEAKNLLLIPERHTRNTFYLQNIARLSSILRQAGLNVRLGTFSEEIKKPTWIELPDGNRLLMEPLSRLGLKKQRLGLKDFDPCSILLNNDLSAGIPPILENLHEQYLLPGLHAGWHVRRKSNHFAAYEEVAKKFAKVVDIDPWMINPYFTSCSDVNFHERKGEEELQAAVEQVLKKTAKKYREYGIKEKPYVVVKADAGTYGMGVMVVNDPSQLKDLNRKDRNKMSVVKEGLAVSDVLIQEGVYTFEKVNEAVAEPVVYMIDRYVIGGFYRVHTDRGPDENLNAPGMHFVPLAFEQNSMPDMSAKPGSAAPNRFYLYGVVARLALLAASLELERTDPDAEAA encoded by the coding sequence ATGGTTCCACATCTCATCACAGCCTTAAGCGGCCCCTTGCTCGAACTAGAGTCTAGGGTTTTAGAAGCAACCCCAACCATCGAGCGTTGGTTCAGGTTGGAATGGCAAGAACATACCCCGCCTTTCTATTGCTCAGTTGATTTACGAAATTCTGGTTTTAAGCTAGCGCCGGTAGATACTAATCTCTTTCCTGGCGGCTTTAATAATCTTTCTCCGCAGATGTTGCCTTTGGCCGTTCAGGCTGCAATGGCTGCCATTGAGAAGATTTGTCCAGAAGCCAAAAATTTGTTATTGATTCCAGAGCGTCATACCCGCAATACTTTTTATTTGCAAAATATTGCACGCTTGTCTTCCATCTTGCGTCAAGCTGGTTTGAATGTGCGCCTGGGTACTTTTTCGGAAGAAATTAAGAAACCCACTTGGATTGAGTTGCCTGATGGCAATCGCCTATTAATGGAACCCCTCTCTCGTTTGGGCTTAAAGAAACAACGCTTGGGTTTAAAAGATTTTGATCCATGCTCAATCCTTTTAAATAATGATCTATCCGCAGGCATTCCACCCATTTTGGAAAATCTGCATGAACAATACCTTTTGCCCGGCCTCCATGCTGGCTGGCATGTCCGTCGCAAGTCGAATCATTTTGCCGCCTATGAAGAGGTTGCTAAGAAGTTTGCCAAAGTAGTTGATATTGATCCTTGGATGATTAATCCCTACTTCACGAGTTGTTCGGATGTGAACTTTCACGAGCGCAAAGGTGAGGAAGAACTTCAAGCTGCCGTAGAGCAAGTCTTGAAAAAGACTGCTAAGAAATATCGTGAATACGGCATCAAAGAAAAACCTTATGTTGTCGTCAAAGCGGATGCGGGTACCTACGGCATGGGTGTCATGGTGGTGAATGATCCCTCACAACTCAAGGATCTAAACCGTAAAGACCGCAATAAGATGAGCGTAGTCAAAGAGGGTCTAGCAGTAAGCGACGTGCTCATTCAGGAGGGTGTGTATACCTTTGAGAAGGTCAATGAGGCAGTAGCAGAGCCAGTCGTTTATATGATCGATCGCTATGTGATTGGCGGTTTCTATCGTGTACATACCGACCGTGGCCCTGACGAAAATCTCAATGCCCCAGGGATGCATTTTGTGCCCTTAGCATTTGAACAAAATTCCATGCCAGATATGAGCGCTAAGCCTGGAAGTGCCGCCCCAAATCGCTTCTATTTATACGGGGTAGTGGCTCGACTGGCATTGCTTGCGGCATCTTTAGAGCTTGAGCGTACTGATCCTGATGCTGAAGCGGCTTAA
- a CDS encoding ammonium transporter, which translates to MLTWMKRLVAGGAVALAIAAAGVVVTSPAHADEVKKPAVTAPAATPAAAEPAPVLCSEKCNKADTAWMMVSTALVLLMTLPGLALFYGGLTRSKNILSICMQCFMVFSLITVLWSIYGYSIAFTEGGAFIGGFDRLFLAGMNPDSVAATFSKGVVIPEYVFMAFQAVFATITCCLIIGSFAERAKFSAILVFMVIWFTFSYLPIAHMVWFWPGPDDIKDAASLEAITARAGWLWQKGILDFAGGTVVHINAAIAGLVGSFVIGKRVGYGKEAMKPHNLVYVMTGAALLWFGWFGFNAGSALEANGSAALAFVNTYLATAAAVLGWSVAEWVLKGKPSMLGAASGCVAGLVAITPAAGFVGPMGAIAIGVFAGVVCLWGVTGLKKILGSDDSLDVFGVHGVGGISGALLTGIFADPALGGTGIWDYVANATAPDYSMASQLWIQAQGVITTLIWSGVVSYIAFKLIDIVIGLRVKEEEEREGLDISSHGEAAYES; encoded by the coding sequence ATGTTAACTTGGATGAAACGACTTGTTGCTGGCGGTGCTGTGGCTTTGGCCATTGCTGCTGCTGGTGTAGTAGTTACTTCGCCAGCACATGCTGATGAAGTAAAAAAACCTGCAGTGACTGCTCCGGCTGCAACTCCTGCTGCTGCAGAACCTGCGCCAGTACTTTGCTCTGAAAAGTGCAATAAGGCGGATACCGCTTGGATGATGGTATCGACTGCATTAGTGCTCTTGATGACGCTTCCTGGTTTGGCCTTGTTCTATGGTGGTTTGACACGTAGCAAAAACATTTTGTCGATCTGCATGCAATGCTTTATGGTCTTTTCTTTGATTACAGTACTTTGGTCTATTTATGGCTACAGCATTGCATTCACGGAAGGTGGCGCATTCATTGGTGGATTCGATCGACTGTTCTTGGCTGGTATGAATCCAGACTCAGTAGCGGCAACCTTTAGTAAGGGTGTTGTGATTCCTGAGTATGTATTTATGGCATTCCAAGCTGTGTTTGCAACTATCACTTGCTGCTTGATCATTGGCTCCTTTGCTGAGCGTGCTAAGTTCTCTGCAATCTTGGTGTTCATGGTTATTTGGTTCACATTCAGCTACTTGCCAATCGCTCACATGGTTTGGTTCTGGCCTGGTCCTGATGACATCAAAGATGCTGCATCACTCGAAGCAATTACTGCTCGTGCTGGTTGGTTATGGCAAAAAGGTATTCTCGACTTCGCTGGTGGTACCGTTGTTCATATCAATGCCGCGATTGCTGGCTTGGTAGGTTCCTTCGTGATCGGCAAGCGTGTTGGTTACGGCAAAGAAGCAATGAAGCCACATAACCTCGTTTATGTCATGACTGGTGCTGCACTCTTGTGGTTTGGCTGGTTTGGTTTCAATGCTGGTTCTGCACTCGAAGCAAACGGCAGCGCAGCATTGGCTTTCGTGAACACATATTTAGCTACTGCTGCTGCTGTATTGGGTTGGTCTGTTGCTGAATGGGTTCTCAAAGGTAAGCCATCTATGTTGGGCGCAGCTTCTGGTTGCGTAGCAGGCTTGGTTGCTATCACTCCTGCTGCTGGTTTTGTTGGCCCAATGGGCGCAATCGCAATCGGCGTATTTGCTGGTGTAGTTTGCCTCTGGGGTGTAACTGGCCTCAAGAAAATCTTGGGCTCAGATGACAGCTTGGACGTATTTGGTGTGCACGGCGTAGGTGGTATCTCAGGCGCTTTGTTAACCGGCATTTTCGCTGATCCAGCATTGGGCGGCACAGGTATCTGGGATTACGTAGCAAATGCTACAGCTCCTGACTACTCCATGGCTAGCCAATTGTGGATCCAAGCTCAAGGTGTGATTACGACTTTGATCTGGTCTGGCGTAGTTTCTTATATCGCATTTAAATTGATTGATATCGTGATCGGTTTACGTGTGAAAGAAGAAGAAGAGCGCGAAGGCTTGGATATCAGCTCACACGGTGAGGCTGCATACGAGTCTTAA
- a CDS encoding P-II family nitrogen regulator: MKLITAIIKPFKLDEVREALSEVGVSGITVTEVKGFGRQKGHTELYRGAEYVVDFLPKVKIEAAVEDGILERAIEAIEKSARTGKIGDGKIFVSPVEHVIRIRTGETGASAL; encoded by the coding sequence ATGAAATTAATTACCGCAATCATCAAGCCCTTCAAGCTTGACGAAGTGCGCGAAGCTCTCTCGGAAGTGGGAGTTTCGGGCATTACCGTCACTGAAGTTAAAGGCTTTGGCCGTCAAAAGGGTCATACCGAGTTGTATCGTGGCGCTGAGTATGTTGTCGACTTTTTGCCTAAGGTAAAAATTGAAGCTGCTGTTGAAGATGGCATTTTGGAGCGTGCGATTGAAGCAATTGAAAAATCTGCACGTACAGGTAAGATTGGTGATGGCAAGATTTTTGTCTCACCAGTTGAGCACGTCATTCGTATTCGTACCGGTGAAACCGGCGCGTCAGCACTTTAA
- a CDS encoding TorF family putative porin, with product MKTLHKKAMSAAAVALLSGLACSSVFAEEAAAEAPEVSPITANVTIVNDYRYRGISQSNFKPAIQGGFDYAHESGFYIGNWNSSISWISDSYGQAGSYGGKASSGTAVSAPIEMDFYAGFKKELIGEGFASDIGFLQYYYPTSGLPNGSTNPNTSEIYVAQNFTFGPVTGFAKVSYAVSTLFGTANSSGSYYPDLTVNYDTGVWGLALNGHVGYQYVAGNLNNGSTSYTGKTINNGTSNSTLYSYTDWKLGVTKDFGGGLSAAIAYVGTNAATYMGGYAYSSPQGKNLGKSTGLISLTKTF from the coding sequence ATGAAAACTTTACACAAGAAAGCAATGTCTGCAGCAGCAGTAGCATTGTTGAGCGGCTTGGCGTGCTCATCTGTGTTTGCAGAAGAGGCAGCCGCAGAAGCACCAGAAGTGAGCCCAATTACCGCAAACGTGACTATCGTTAATGATTACCGCTATCGTGGTATCAGCCAATCAAACTTTAAGCCAGCGATTCAAGGCGGTTTTGACTATGCTCACGAGAGTGGTTTCTATATTGGAAACTGGAATAGCTCAATTAGCTGGATCAGTGATTCATATGGCCAGGCTGGTAGCTACGGTGGCAAGGCTTCTTCAGGCACAGCTGTATCAGCGCCGATTGAAATGGACTTCTATGCTGGTTTCAAAAAGGAATTGATTGGCGAGGGTTTTGCTTCAGATATTGGATTCCTTCAGTACTACTACCCAACTTCAGGCTTGCCTAATGGCTCAACCAATCCAAATACTAGTGAGATTTATGTGGCGCAAAACTTTACTTTTGGCCCTGTAACTGGTTTTGCAAAAGTGTCTTATGCAGTTTCAACATTGTTTGGTACTGCTAATTCATCTGGATCATATTATCCAGACTTGACGGTAAATTACGATACTGGTGTTTGGGGCTTAGCCTTGAATGGCCACGTAGGTTACCAGTACGTTGCTGGAAACCTGAATAATGGTTCGACATCATATACTGGAAAGACTATTAACAACGGAACGAGTAATAGCACTTTGTACAGCTATACCGATTGGAAATTAGGTGTGACTAAAGATTTCGGTGGCGGCTTATCTGCAGCGATTGCTTATGTGGGAACTAATGCAGCAACCTATATGGGTGGTTATGCTTATTCAAGCCCACAGGGCAAGAACTTGGGTAAGTCCACTGGCTTGATTTCTTTAACAAAGACTTTCTAA
- a CDS encoding accessory factor UbiK family protein produces MQKPGEILEQMQRIASDIQNKVSEAIRNSPAQEIEKNVRAMMNQGFQKMDLVTREEFDLQTKVLSKTREKLEALEAKVAALEKTV; encoded by the coding sequence ATGCAAAAACCTGGCGAAATCCTCGAGCAAATGCAACGTATTGCAAGTGATATACAAAACAAGGTGAGTGAAGCTATTCGCAATTCACCAGCACAAGAAATAGAAAAAAATGTTCGCGCAATGATGAACCAAGGTTTTCAGAAAATGGATCTGGTCACTCGCGAAGAGTTTGACTTGCAAACCAAAGTGCTTTCAAAGACCAGAGAAAAGCTAGAAGCGCTCGAAGCTAAAGTTGCCGCCCTAGAAAAAACTGTTTAA
- the lipA gene encoding lipoyl synthase encodes MTTNKTDTKTTIESRQDLNYDATRKQKSGEKTARIPIKIIPLEDVLKKPDWIRVKAASGNSRFNEIKKILRENELVTVCEEASCPNIGECFGKGTATFMIMGDKCTRRCPFCDVGHGRPDPLDQKEPGNLARTIAALKLNYVVITSVDRDDLRDGGAMHYVECISESRTLSPSTRIEVLVPDFRGRLDKALDIFAEHAPNGLPDVMNHNLETVPRLYKEARPGADYLHSLKLLKDFKERFPNIPTKSGLMVGLGETDEEILEVMRDMREHNIDMLTIGQYLAPSGHHLPVRRYVHPDVFKMFEEKAYAMGFSHAAVGAMVRSSYHADQQAHGAGVV; translated from the coding sequence ATGACCACCAATAAAACTGATACCAAGACAACGATAGAGTCTCGTCAAGACCTTAACTACGATGCAACTCGTAAGCAAAAGTCTGGCGAGAAAACTGCACGTATTCCAATCAAGATTATTCCTCTAGAAGATGTCTTAAAAAAACCAGATTGGATTAGGGTAAAAGCGGCTTCTGGAAATTCTCGTTTTAATGAGATCAAAAAGATCCTTCGCGAAAATGAATTGGTTACCGTATGTGAAGAAGCAAGTTGTCCCAATATCGGTGAGTGCTTTGGTAAAGGCACTGCCACATTCATGATCATGGGTGATAAGTGCACCCGTCGCTGCCCATTTTGTGATGTGGGTCATGGCCGACCTGATCCCTTGGATCAGAAAGAGCCCGGTAACCTTGCCCGTACTATTGCGGCCCTGAAATTAAATTACGTTGTCATCACTAGCGTGGATCGCGATGATTTACGTGATGGTGGCGCAATGCATTATGTGGAATGTATTTCTGAATCGCGCACCCTATCACCAAGTACTCGTATTGAGGTTTTAGTTCCAGATTTTCGTGGTCGTCTTGATAAAGCCTTAGATATTTTTGCAGAGCATGCGCCTAACGGTTTACCAGATGTGATGAATCACAATCTCGAAACTGTTCCACGCCTATACAAAGAAGCGAGGCCAGGTGCGGATTACTTGCACTCTTTAAAGCTCTTAAAAGATTTCAAAGAGCGCTTCCCAAATATTCCCACTAAGAGTGGTTTGATGGTCGGCCTTGGTGAAACAGATGAAGAGATATTAGAAGTGATGCGAGATATGCGTGAGCACAATATCGACATGCTAACAATCGGCCAGTATCTTGCGCCTTCTGGCCACCACCTCCCAGTGCGTCGCTATGTACACCCAGATGTATTTAAGATGTTTGAAGAGAAAGCCTATGCCATGGGCTTCTCCCATGCTGCTGTGGGTGCTATGGTGCGGTCTAGCTACCATGCGGATCAACAAGCTCACGGAGCAGGAGTTGTTTAG
- the lipB gene encoding lipoyl(octanoyl) transferase LipB, whose translation MSALVKHLGIADYASTYEAMRVFTSARDHSTPDEIWVLEHPPVFTLGLAGDASNLHSPSDEIPLVQVDRGGEITYHGPGQVVIYLLLDLKRLGIFVKELVFRIEQALIDTLQDFGIAAERQVGAPGIYVTKQPGVPAQWFGAKVAALGLKVSKGCSYHGLALNVATDLEAFGRIHPCGYEGLKTVDMQTLGIKDNIDIISQRLLEHLQKQLMPHDHQ comes from the coding sequence ATGTCTGCTTTAGTAAAGCATCTTGGTATTGCAGATTACGCATCAACCTATGAGGCGATGCGGGTCTTTACTAGTGCGCGGGATCACTCAACTCCTGATGAAATTTGGGTTCTAGAGCACCCACCAGTTTTTACATTGGGCCTTGCAGGCGATGCTAGTAATTTACATTCACCTAGCGATGAAATCCCATTAGTGCAGGTTGATCGTGGTGGTGAAATTACCTATCACGGGCCTGGTCAAGTCGTGATTTATCTTTTGCTTGATCTTAAGCGCCTTGGAATCTTTGTAAAAGAATTGGTTTTTAGAATTGAACAAGCATTAATTGATACCTTGCAAGATTTTGGAATTGCTGCGGAAAGGCAAGTTGGCGCTCCAGGGATTTATGTTACTAAGCAGCCTGGAGTGCCCGCTCAGTGGTTTGGGGCCAAGGTCGCTGCTCTAGGTCTAAAGGTCTCTAAAGGCTGTTCATATCACGGCCTAGCGCTCAATGTGGCGACTGATTTGGAGGCATTTGGCCGCATCCACCCCTGTGGTTATGAGGGCTTAAAGACGGTGGATATGCAAACCCTTGGGATCAAGGACAATATAGACATTATTAGCCAAAGGCTTTTGGAGCATTTACAAAAGCAACTGATGCCACATGACCACCAATAA
- a CDS encoding DUF493 family protein — MAEEKSLIEYPSLFPIKVMGKMNPEYLPAILHIAKQFDPTFDESKVEQRPSKDGNYLGLTLPITATSREQLDELYRTLSTHPLVSIVL, encoded by the coding sequence ATGGCTGAAGAAAAATCCCTCATTGAGTATCCCTCGCTATTTCCGATTAAGGTGATGGGCAAGATGAATCCCGAGTATCTGCCAGCGATTTTGCATATTGCAAAACAATTTGATCCCACATTTGATGAGAGCAAGGTAGAGCAGCGCCCATCTAAAGATGGCAATTACTTGGGGCTGACTTTGCCAATTACAGCAACCAGTCGTGAGCAGCTAGATGAGCTATATCGAACCCTGTCTACACACCCACTCGTTAGTATTGTTCTGTAA